The genomic segment AACATTCGCGCGTCGAAATCCTCCTGAAACTTCTTTTCCAGCACTTCCAGATCGAACAGTAGCAGTGCGTAGCGACTGTAGTGCAGCCCCTTTGTTGCATGTCCCCAGAGCTGCATTCCGCGTGGGACCAACGTCATGTGATTTGGCCTATGCTCAAGTGTGCAAGGCCGTTGCGGTCTAAGGCGGGGTTCCGTAACGCCTCCAACTTCGGTCAGTGCTAGCGCAATGCCTGTCTCGTCCTCATTCAATAGCGAATGCAGTACTTCGCCCTTTGTGTGTTCGTGGACGTCTACGATCGTGACCCCGTTCCATGACTGGACCTTTTTCTCAATCCGGACGATGTTCTCATGAAGATCGCTCCCGTTCTCACCACTCATGCCCCCTCCCGGTCGTCTGTTACGAAGTCGGCGAGCCCGCCGATAGTGAGAACAACCTAGCTTCTCAAAAGCTCGGGTAAACCTTCGAAAGTAGTCCGCCAGAAGTTTGGAGCAAGAATGTGCAGCTTCCGCAAGAACGCGCATCGCTCGCTGAGTGCGCCCGGCATAGCCTGCAAACGTCGTCGATAAGATTTTATTGGAACTATTGCCGAGACTTCAACCAATGAATTTCCGCCCACATCAAGGCGCTACGCGCCGGACTCGCGGCGGTGATCTAGCTGCCTGCAGTGCCAAATTTCGTCACGGCTAAAAAAGCGAACCATTCTGCTAACGGAAACGATCTCATGACCGAAACTTTCGTCAAGACCAACGACGGCGTCGAAATCTTCTTCAAGGACTGGGGGCCGAAGGACGCGCAGCCCATTGTCTTCCACCATGGCTGGCCCTTGTCCTCGGACGACTGGGATGCGCAGATGATGTTCTTTCTGCAGCATGGGCACCGCGTCGTCGCGCACGATCGCCGGGGTCACGGCCGATCGCAGCAGGTCAGCGAAGGCCACGATATGGATCACTATGCAGCCGACGCTTTCGCTGTCGTCGAACACCTGAACCTCACGAATGCGGTCCACATCGGCCATTCGACCGGTGGCGGCGAAGTGGCACGCTATGTCGCCAAGTTCGGCCAGCCGCATGGCCGGGTTGCAAAAGCAGTCCTCGTCTCAGCCGTACCTCCGTTGATGGTGAAAACAGCCGCCAATCCGGGCGGAACGCCGATCGAAGTGTTTGATGGCTTTCGGTCAGCCCTAGCAGCCAATCGTGCCCAGTTCTTCCTCGATGTCCCGACTGGCCCATTCTACGGTTTCAACCGTGAAGGCGCGCAAGTCTCGCAGGGTGTGATCCAGAACTGGTGGCGGCAGGGTATGATGGGCAGCACCAAGGCGCACTACGATGGTATCAAAGCCTTTTCCGAGACGGATCAGACCGTTGATCTGAAAGCGATCACCGTACCAACGCTTGTCCTTCACGGCGACGATGACCAGGTCGTTCCGATTGCCGATGCTGGCGAACTGTCCGTCAAGCTCGTCAAAAATGGCACGCTCAAAGTTTACAAAGGCTATTCGCACGGCATGCTGACGGTCAACGCCGAAGTCATCAATGCCGACTTGCTCGCCTTCGTAAGAGGATAATCGACAGTTCCAAAAAGGCGCGTCCATCTGCATGGATTGTGTATCCACGCGGGCGCGCTTCCGGAGCGATTGGCCAGGGCATAGCTATTTGTCGAACGCAAACTCCTCATCATTACGCTCGGCATAGGGTGAGTAATCAACCCGCAGATCAAAAAGGCATACTCAAATGGTTGTCAGCACGTCGAGTCGTTCATCATGGTTGGCTGTCCTGTCGCTTGCCACGGGCACCTTCGCCCTGGTGACGACCGAGTTCCTGCCAATCGGTCTGCTCTCCGACATAGCCAACGATTTTGCCAAGTCTCCGGGCTCCACCGGCATATTGGTGACTACACCCGGCATCGTCGCGGCAATCGTTGCTCCACTTTGTACCGTGTTTGCGGGATCGATTGACCGACGCCTCCTCCTTGTCAGCTTCACCCTCCTGCTTGTCTTATCGAATTTGATTGTTGCGACCTCCAGCTCATTTGAAATGGCGATCACCGGACGCGCGCTGCTCGGTGTCAGTGTCGGCGGTTTCTGGACTTTCGCGGCTGCGGTT from the Agrobacterium vaccinii genome contains:
- a CDS encoding alpha/beta fold hydrolase, with the translated sequence MTETFVKTNDGVEIFFKDWGPKDAQPIVFHHGWPLSSDDWDAQMMFFLQHGHRVVAHDRRGHGRSQQVSEGHDMDHYAADAFAVVEHLNLTNAVHIGHSTGGGEVARYVAKFGQPHGRVAKAVLVSAVPPLMVKTAANPGGTPIEVFDGFRSALAANRAQFFLDVPTGPFYGFNREGAQVSQGVIQNWWRQGMMGSTKAHYDGIKAFSETDQTVDLKAITVPTLVLHGDDDQVVPIADAGELSVKLVKNGTLKVYKGYSHGMLTVNAEVINADLLAFVRG